Proteins encoded in a region of the Zea mays cultivar B73 chromosome 4, Zm-B73-REFERENCE-NAM-5.0, whole genome shotgun sequence genome:
- the LOC103654871 gene encoding autophagy-related protein 11 — MSSGSAVTGGGAEEAAAVPLGQKLIVHVAENGHTLEFQCGGDTLVEAIQHSIQLHCEIPPADQLLLCGNISLDGANALATYKLPRDDREVFLYNKARLLADSRPPAPESLYIPEPNIPPPPRPQGSPPSDASADPALKALVSYETRFRYHFQVANAVYQSSLAKFELCRRLLREGQVQERALDTAGSNLEHTFRKLSQRYSEFLRCFTQQHRSHVEMLANFERDVQKLRAVRLHPALQSEGRHCLMDLLKENDLRKLADECFCSHKKFEVKVSQLKANFLELKKRVEGLFHAMSSGGCKDVEKLIKEHQGVIGDQKIIMQALSKDVDTSKKLVDDCSSCQLSASLRPHDAVSAVGRIYEVHEKDNLPSIRDFDQRLTKLLEKCKDKKNEMNTLVHVCMQRVKSSQISIKGMMSELVAFQEVMGHQEDFDNLKIVSGLGHAYRACVAEVARRKSYFKLYTGLAGKYAETLAIECQNEKTRREDFHRTWSRYIPDDVMCSMGLFDSPSQCDVKVAPFDLDLLPIDVDDVEKLAPQSILGSFLKSERSQLAKPLLSNSTSGNLNKSEQHSLSADDKMDFQDFLGGYDTIDIAGTSKLEVENARLKAELASAIAILCGAGYGYESIDEGQIDAVLKKAREKTAEALAAKDEFAYQLQSLLTAKQEKCLAYEKRIQDLEERLTNQYMQGHMVSGSKGMSDSLLSAFKSNECNLDLSEGRQPQIRDESSVAMDEVSSTSEQPSKQTEGGDENMTDISGALNLQLIDSAACTNLDAFMTELPRDNEHKIVNINKEGHMLTQLTMADTSDVPIEDPLSNLNSRTDDHHALELRDKELLVSELQNTLDQKSKQLGETEIKLSAMMDEVNSLKKELEQTRGLLDESQMNCAHLENCLHEAREEARTNKCSADRRAVEYDALRSSALRIHGLFERLNNCITAPGVTGFAESLHSLAASLASSVKKDEADTTVQFQQCIKILADKVYLLTRQSAELLERYSAMQAVHGGITKELDEKKELIKNLYNKLQQEKQASKEKISFGRFEVHELAVFFRNPAGHYEAINRNCSNYYLSEESVALFTEQHSQHPVYIIGQIVHIERRVARPDQMGGAPRPDSSGGHRSPASMLNPYNLPGGCEYFVVTVAMLPDAAS; from the exons ATGAGTTCCGGGTCGGCGGTGACAGGCGGTGGTgcggaggaggcggcggcggtgcCGCTGGGGCAGAAGCTGATTGTGCACGTGGCGGAGAACGGCCACACCTTGGAGTTCCAGTGCGGCGGCGACACGCTCGTCGAGGCCATCCAGCACTCCATCCAGCTCCACTGCGAAATACCCCCTGCCGATCAGCTCCTCCTCTGCGGCAACATCTCCCTCGACGGCGCCAACGCGCTCGCCACCTACAAGCTTCCGCGGGACGACCGTGAGGTCTTCCTCTACAACAAGGCCCGGCTCCTTGCGGACTCCCGGCCCCCGGCGCCGGAGTCCCTCTACATCCCTGAGCCAAATATTCCTCCGCCGCCCCGGCCGCAGGGCTCACCACCTTCGGACGCATCTGCAGACCCCGCGCTGAAGGCGCTGGTATCCTATGAAACAAGATTCAGATATCACTTCCAGGTCGCCAATGCGGTGTATCAATCTAGTTTGGCAAAATTTGAGCTGTGCAGGCGGCTTCTGCGGGAGGGGCAGGTCCAGGAGCGAGCGCTGGACACAGCAGGGAGCAACCTAGAGCACACATTCCGGAAACTCTCACAGAGGTATTCAGAATTTTTGCGGTGCTTCACACAACAGCACCGTTCACATGTTGAGATGCTGGCCAATTTCGAGAGAGATGTGCAGAAGCTGCGTGCTGTTAGGCTGCACCCAGCCCTGCAAAGTGAGGGGCGGCATTGCTTGATGGACCTTCTCAAGGAAAATGACCTGAGGAAATTGGCTGACGAATGCTTCTGCTCACATAAGAAGTTTGAGGTTAAGGTGTCACAGCTGAAGGCAAACTTCTTGGAGCTGAAGAAGAGGGTGGAAGGCTTATTCCATGCCATGAGCTCAGGTGGGTGCAAGGATGTTGAGAAGCTGATAAAGGAGCACCAGGGAGTCATTGGTGACCAGAAGATCATCATGCAAGCTCTAAG CAAAGATGTGGACACCTCAAAGAAGCTTGTTGATGACTGCTCAAGTTGCCAGCTATCTGCTTCTCTCCGTCCTCATGATGCAGTCTCAGCGGTTGGCCGTATCTACGAAGTGCATGAAAAGGATAACTTGCCCAGTATACGGGATTTTGATCAGAGGCTTACAAAATTGCTTGAGAAATGCAAGGACAAGAAGAATGAAATGAATACTTTGGTCCATGTTTGCATGCAAAGAGTAAAATCTTCTCAGATTAGTATCAAAGGCATGATGAGTGAACTCGTTGCATTCCAAGAGGTGATGGGTCATCAAGAAGATTTTGATAATCTGAAAATAGTCAGTGGCTTGGGTCATGCATATAGAGCTTGTGTCGCCGAGGTAGCCAGGAGGAAATCGTATTTTAAGCTGTATACTGGATTGGCTGGAAAATATGCTGAAACGTTGGCAATCGAGTGTCAAAACGAGAAAACAAGACGAGAGGATTTTCATAGGACATGGAGCAGGTACATTCCAGATGATGTCATGTGTTCCATGGGACTCTTTGATTCTCCAAGCCAGTGTGATGTAAAAGTTGCTCCTTTTGATCTTGATCTTCTTCCCATTGATGTTGATGATGTGGAAAAGCTTGCTCCCCAGTCTATACTGGGTTCTTTTTTAAAATCTGAGAGATCACAGCTAGCAAAGCCTTTGCTAAGCAATTCTACCAGTGGAAATTTGAACAAATCTGAACAACATTCTCTGAGTGCTGATGATAAGATGGATTTCCAAGATTTTCTGGGGGGCTATGATACTATTGACATTGCAGGAACTAGTAAGTTAGAAGTGGAAAATGCCAGGCTAAAAGCAGAACTTGCTTCTGCAATTGCAATTCTCTGCGGTGCTGGATATGGATATGAGTCTATTGACGAAGGGCAAATTGATGCTGTATTGAAAAAAGCAAGGGAAAAAACTGCTGAGGCACTTGCTGCAAAGGATGAGTTTGCTTACCAGCTTCAGTCATTGCTCACTGCAAAGCAGGAAAAATGCTTGGCATATGAGAAGCGGATCCAGGATCTTGAGGAACGCTTAACCAACCAGTACATGCAAGGTCACATGGTGTCGGGAAGCAAAGGCATGTCTGATTCCCTGCTTTCTGCATTTAAAAGTAATGAGTGCAACCTGGATTTATCTGAAGGCAGGCAACCCCAAATACGTGATGAATCAAGTGTGGCCATGGATGAGGTCTCTTCAACATCTGAACAGCCATCTAAACAAACAGAAGGTGGCGATGAGAATATGACTGACATTTCGGGTGCACTGAACTTGCAGTTGATCGATTCAGCAGCATGTACTAATCTGGATGCTTTCATGACAGAACTGCCACGTGATAATGAACACAAGATTGTAAACATCAATAAGGAAGGACACATGTTGACACAACTTACTATGGCTGATACTTCTGATGTTCCTATAGAAGATCCTCTTAGCAACTTAAACTCAAGAACTGATGATCATCATGCCCTAGAGTTGAGGGATAAGGAGCTCCTTGTGTCAGAGCTGCAAAACACGCTTGATCAAAAATCAAAACAgttgggtgaaactgaaattaaaCTTAGTGCCATGATGGATGAGGTTAATTCTCTGAAGAAAGAACTTGAACAAACCCGGGGCCTTCTTGATGAATCTCAG ATGAATTGTGCGCACCTTGAAAACTGTTTACATGAAGCAAGAGAAGAGGCCCGAACAAACAAATGTTCAGCTGACAGAAGGGCTGTTGAGTATGATGCTCTGCGGTCGTCTGCTTTGAGGATACATGGTTTGTTCGAAAGGCTAAATAACTGCATCACTGCACCAGGTGTGACTGGCTTTGCAGAGTCACTGCATTCTTTGGCTGCCTCCTTGGCAAG CTCTGTAAAGAAGGATGAAGCTGATACCACTGTTCAGTTTCAACAATGCATCAAGATCCTGGCGGACAAAGTTTATTTACTGACACGACAGAGTGCTGAGCTGCTAGAACGCTATTCAGCTATGCAGGCAGTACATGGAGGTATCACAAAAGAGCTGGATGAGAAGAAAGAGCTGATTAAGAATCTCTACAATAAACTTCAACAAGAAAAACAG GCCAGCAAAGAGAAGATATCATTTGGTCGGTTTGAAGTCCATGAGCTTGCTGTCTTTTTCCGAAACCCTGCTGGGCACTATGAGGCGATCAACCGGAACTGCTCAAACTATTATCTGTCTGAGGAATCTGTTGCCTTATTCACGGAGCAACACTCGCAGCACCCAGTGTACATAATCGGGCAAATCGTTCATATTGAGCGGCGCGTAGCGCGTCCAGACCAGATGGGAGGAGCTCCACGCCCTGATAGCAGTGGCGGCCATCGGTCGCCCGCATCCATGCTCAACCCCTACAACCTACCTGGGGGCTGTGAGTACTTCGTGGTGACTGTTGCCATGCTGCCTGATGCTGCCAGTTAA